One region of Mangifera indica cultivar Alphonso chromosome 3, CATAS_Mindica_2.1, whole genome shotgun sequence genomic DNA includes:
- the LOC123210823 gene encoding uncharacterized protein LOC123210823 isoform X2: MAPSKTNPPPPPDHHFYTPLPPHPPQNQNFTILSYFYSPTSGPNWRIIVTLSLLLLAALVYIFWPSDPIVKVERLHLTHIQVHTKPCICLDISMNVTLKVHNVDVYSMDYKTLDVAVGYRGKRLGHVKSHHGHVRALGSSYVEAELELECVKVLSDVVFLLEDLARGAVPIDTVTEFSGHLGIFFFGFPLKTKVSCEVVVNTTSQTIARQNCYTE; this comes from the exons ATGGCTCCTTCCAAAACTAACCCACCACCACCGCCGGACCACCATTTTTACACCCCTCTACCACCTCATCCACCGCAAAACCAGAACTTCACCATTCTCTCATACTTTTACTCCCCCACTTCAGGGCCTAACTGGCGCATAATCGTCACTCTTTCGCTTCTTCTCCTCGCTGCTCTGGTTTACATCTTTTGGCCATCCGATCCCATCGTCAAGGTCGAAAGACTTCACTTAACACACATTCAAGTCCACACAAAACCCTGCATATGCCTCGACATATCCATGAATGTCACTTTGAAGGTTCACAATGTAGATGTTTATTCAATGGACTACAAGACCCTGGACGTTGCGGTTGGGTATAGAGGGAAGAGGCTGGGGCACGTGAAGTCGCACCATGGTCACGTGAGAGCACTTGGGTCGTCCTATGTTGAAGCTGAGCTGGAGCTTGAATGTGTGAAAGTGTTATCTGATGTTGTGTTTTTGCTGGAGGACTTGGCCAGAGGTGCGGTGCCCATTGATACTGTTACTGAATTTTCTGGTCACCTGGGGATCTTCTTCTTTGGGTTTCCATTGAAG ACAAAAGTATCATGCGAGGTTGTGGTAAATACAACCAGTCAGACCATTGCTCGCCAGAACTGCTACACTGAG TGA
- the LOC123210960 gene encoding transcription repressor OFP14-like: MSTLKLIRTATTLDLSQKAEKGCKQPRVSSFAIDRNQKDDNNSNDDNSDNNNISSATLLDIDRFLYENFRSIYINDEEDDKKEEEDCDGDKIAKGVLFDSPRFIEPPTNFCGSHPFFVASGFAGSLIKETQDSFTANFEDMVTLSSTSTSSANGSPNHDSSIVFTNFNHVKLLGDSIVVLRHSPSPYGDFRRSMQEMVEAQLQDLTTIDWDFLEKLLFCYMGLNDKKSYKFILRAFVDLVVGLRQN; encoded by the exons ATGTCAACTCTTAAACTGATAAGAACAGCTACTACACTTGATCTTAGCCAAAAGGCCGAGAAAG gcTGTAAACAACCAAGAGTTTCATCGTTTGCTATTGATCGTAATCAGAAAGACGACAATAATAGCAACGACGACAACAGtgataataataacattagCTCTGCAACACTCTTAGATATCGATCGATTTCtctatgaaaattttagatcgatttatattaatgatgagGAAGATgataaaaaggaagaagaagactgTGATGGAGACAAAATTGCAAAAGGGGTGTTGTTTGATTCACCAAGGTTCATTGAACCGCCAACAAACTTTTGTGGGTCTCACCCGTTTTTTGTGGCCTCAGGCTTTGCTGGCTCGCTCATCAAAGAAACTCAAGACAGTTTCACCGCTAACTTCGAGGACATGGTGACTTTATCTTCAACCTCAACTTCATCTGCAAACGGCTCCCCAAATCATGATTCTTCTATCGTTTTTACTAATTTCAATCATGTGAAGCTTCTTGGAGACTCCATTGTAGTGTTGAGACACTCTCCGAGTCCATATGGTGATTTTCGACGTTCTATGCAGGAAATGGTGGAGGCACAACTGCAAGATCTGACCACTATTGATTGGGATTTTTTGGAAAAGCTTTTATTTTGTTACATGGGATTGAATGAcaaaaaatcatacaaatttattttaagggCATTTGTGGATTTGGTGGTGGGTCTTCGTCAGAATTAA
- the LOC123211414 gene encoding protein ALTERED PHOSPHATE STARVATION RESPONSE 1-like, translated as MGCVQSKIENAEAVTRCKERKNFMKEAVSYRNAFATAHSSYAMSVKNIGAALSDYANGEVQNPQLAFQGNASYSSSSAAAASAVVQAPFDPIKPPPPPPPSGYPPPLQRAASMPEFVNSSKTREPIGVGPTIIEENDADEEDEIENQEKLILRKRSSSRNKNVNHQNVVNSTSPERHASQVQNSGVMSAPHHQHQQVYDYFFNPDTQPGSTLEEVKLDKVFDERPKREEYVKEKVATVVPPVEEQKVTVVAPPVEEEKKVVGPTGEGGSVGRNLKRGKATGGGGGEKRVVKGSVNLLQIFKDLDDHFLKTSESAHDVSKMMEATRLHYHSNFADNRGHIDHSAKLMRVISWNRSFRGMPNVDNVKDDFDSEEHETHASVLDKLLAWEKKLYHEVKAGELMKFEYQRKVALLSKPKRRDANSESLEKIKATVSHLHTRYIVDMQSMDSTVLEINRLRDEQLYPKLVQLVDGMATMWGTMHVHHDQQFKIVFHLKFLDISQSPKETTEHHHERTMQLWAVVQEWHARFCKLMDHQKEYIKALNCWLKLNLIPIESSLKEKVSSPPRVATPPIQRLLIAWHDFLETLPDEGARSAISNFGAIINSIMDHQEDEMKLKEKCEESKKELLRKTRQFEDWHQKYMQRRSPDDVNQEDSMHKDAVQERKFQVDMVKKRLEEEEEAYQRQCVQVRVKSLKSLKTHLPELFRAMSDISLACSKAYSELRSISQTPEAK; from the exons ATGGGTTGCGTCCAATCGAAGATCGAGAACGCAGAAGCCGTCACGCGATGCAAAGAGCGGAAGAACTTCATGAAAGAAGCTGTCTCCTATCGCAACGCCTTCGCCACTGCTCACTCTTCCTACGCCATGTCCGTCAAGAACATCGGAGCCGCCCTCAGTGACTACGCCAACGGCGAGGTCCAAAACCCGCAACTCGCCTTTCAGGGCAACGCATCTTACTCGTCATCATCGGCTGCCGCCGCCTCCGCCGTCGTGCAAGCGCCCTTTGATCCAATCAAACCGCCGCCTCCTCCTCCCCCATCGGGCTACCCTCCCCCGCTGCAACGGGCTGCCAGTATGCCGGAGTTCGTCAACTCGTCGAAAACCAGGGAACCTATCGGCGTGGGACCCACTATTATCGAGGAGAACGATGCTGATGAAGAGGATGAAATTGAGAATCAAGAGAAATTGATTTTGAGAAAGAGGAGTAGCAGTAGAAATAAGAATGTGAATCATCAGAATGTGGTGAATTCCACGTCGCCGGAAAGACACGCCTCACAAGTTCAAAACAGTGGGGTGATGTCGGCGCCGCACCATCAGCATCAGCAAGTGTATGATTACTTTTTCAATCCGGATACCCAACCGGGGTCAACTTTGGAGGAGGTGAAGCTTGACAAGGTGTTTGATGAAAGGCCAAAAAGAGAGGAGTATGTGAAGGAGAAGGTGGCAACGGTGGTACCACCTGTGGAGGAGCAGAAGGTGACCGTGGTGGCGCCACCTGTGGAAGAGGAGAAGAAGGTGGTGGGACCTACAGGTGAAGGAGGGAGTGTCGGGAGAAATTTGAAGAGAGGGAAGGCAACCGGGGGAGGAGGAGGGGAGAAGAGGGTAGTTAAAGGGAGTGTAAATTTATTACAGATATTTAAAGACTTGGATGATCATTTCTTGAAGACGTCGGAGAGTGCTCATGATGTTTCGAAGATGATGGAGGCCACCCGGCTGCATTATCATTCCAATTTTGCTGATAATCGGG GGCACATTGATCACTCAGCAAAGTTGATGCGTGTTATTTCATGGAATCGGTCATTTAGAGGAATGCCTAATGTTGACAATGTGAAGGATGACTTTGACTCAGAAGAGCATGAAACTCATGCCTCTGTGTTGGATAAATTACTAGCTTGGGAAAAAAAGCTTTATCATGAAGTGAAG GCTGGTGAACTAATGAAATTTGAGTACCAAAGGAAGGTTGCTTTGCTAAGCAAGCCAAAGAGACGTGATGCCAACTCTGAATCGTTGGAGAAAATAAAAGCAACTGTGAGTCATCTGCATACTAGATATATTGTCGATATGCAATCTATGGATTCAACAGTTCTAGAAATAAATCGTCTAAGAGATGAACAGCTGTATCCAAAACTTGTTCAGCTTGTTGATGG GATGGCAACGATGTGGGGGACCATGCATGTTCACCATGATCAGCAGTTCAAGATTGTGTTTCACCTAAAATTTTTGGACATAAGTCAATCCCCTAAGGAAACAACAGAGCACCATCATGAGCGGACGATGCAGCTGTGGGCTGTTGTGCAAGAGTGGCATGCACGGTTTTGTAAGCTTATGGATCATCAGAAAGAATACATAAAGGCTCTAAATTGTTGGTTAAAACTAAATCTCATTCCCATAGAGAGCAGCTTGAAAGAAAAGGTCTCTTCTCCTCCGAGGGTTGCAACTCCCCCCATTCAGAGGCTCCTGATTGCTTGGCATGATTTTCTAGAGACACTTCCAGATGAAGGAGCAAGAAGTGCTATAAGTAACTTTGGTGCCATAATTAATTCCATTATGGACCATCAAGAAGACGAAAtgaaattgaaggaaaaatgTGAGGAATCAAAGAAGGAGCTTTTGCGTAAGACTCGGCAATTTGAAGACTGGCATCAAAAGTATATGCAGCGAAGATCACCTGATGATGTGAATCAGGAAGATAGCATGCACAAGGATGCTGTTCAAGAAAGAAAGTTTCAAGTGGATATGGTGAAGAAGCGtttggaagaggaagaggaagccTACCAGAGACAATGCGTTCAGGTGAGAGTGAAGTCTTTAAAAAGTCTTAAAACTCACTTGCCGGAGCTCTTTAGAGCAATGTCCGATATATCTCTTGCTTGTTCAAAAGCGTACAGTGAATTGAGATCCATATCACAAACACCAGAGGCTAAGTGA
- the LOC123211416 gene encoding ras-related protein RHN1-like isoform X2 produces the protein MGTGKTSLVLRFIKGQFYDHQEPTIGAAFFTQILSLTEATVKFDIWDTAGQERYHSLAPMYYRGAAAAIVVYDISSMDTFIRAKKWVQELQRQGNQNLVMALVGNKSDLRSHREVEAEEAEQFAQESGMFHKETSAKTAQNINDLFYDIAKRLARINPPRSSGITLNHETQDKRKRFCCLG, from the exons ATGGGAACTGGGAAAACAAGTTTGGTATTAAGATTCATCAAAGGTCAATTTTACGATCACCAG GAGCCAACAATAGGGGCAGCATTTTTCACTCAGATATTATCCTTGACAGAAGCCACCgtaaaatttgatatatggGACACAGCAGGACAAGAGCGATACCATAGCTTGGCTCCTATGTACTATCGAGGCGCAGCCGCCGCGATTGTTGTGTATGACATCTCAAGCATG GATACATTCATTAGAGCAAAGAAATGGGTGCAGGAATTGCAAAGACAAG GAAATCAAAATTTGGTGATGGCCTTGGTGGGAAACAAGTCTGACTTGCGTTCACATAGAGAGGTGGAAGCTGAg GAAGCTGAACAATTTGCCCAAGAAAGTGGAATGTTTCACAAGGAAACTTCTGCAAAGACTGCCCAGAATATCAACGATCTTTTCTATGATATAG CAAAAAGACTGGCAAGAATTAATCCTCCAAGGTCTTCAGGGATTACTCTAAACCATGAAACACAAGATAAGAGAAAACGGTTTTGTTGCTTAGGATGA
- the LOC123211416 gene encoding ras-related protein RHN1-like isoform X1 produces the protein MARPGNKIIQAKLVLLGDMGTGKTSLVLRFIKGQFYDHQEPTIGAAFFTQILSLTEATVKFDIWDTAGQERYHSLAPMYYRGAAAAIVVYDISSMDTFIRAKKWVQELQRQGNQNLVMALVGNKSDLRSHREVEAEEAEQFAQESGMFHKETSAKTAQNINDLFYDIAKRLARINPPRSSGITLNHETQDKRKRFCCLG, from the exons ATGGCAAGGCCTGGCAACAAGATTATACAAGCCAAGCTG GTGCTTCTGGGGGACATGGGAACTGGGAAAACAAGTTTGGTATTAAGATTCATCAAAGGTCAATTTTACGATCACCAG GAGCCAACAATAGGGGCAGCATTTTTCACTCAGATATTATCCTTGACAGAAGCCACCgtaaaatttgatatatggGACACAGCAGGACAAGAGCGATACCATAGCTTGGCTCCTATGTACTATCGAGGCGCAGCCGCCGCGATTGTTGTGTATGACATCTCAAGCATG GATACATTCATTAGAGCAAAGAAATGGGTGCAGGAATTGCAAAGACAAG GAAATCAAAATTTGGTGATGGCCTTGGTGGGAAACAAGTCTGACTTGCGTTCACATAGAGAGGTGGAAGCTGAg GAAGCTGAACAATTTGCCCAAGAAAGTGGAATGTTTCACAAGGAAACTTCTGCAAAGACTGCCCAGAATATCAACGATCTTTTCTATGATATAG CAAAAAGACTGGCAAGAATTAATCCTCCAAGGTCTTCAGGGATTACTCTAAACCATGAAACACAAGATAAGAGAAAACGGTTTTGTTGCTTAGGATGA
- the LOC123210823 gene encoding uncharacterized protein LOC123210823 isoform X1 — translation MAPSKTNPPPPPDHHFYTPLPPHPPQNQNFTILSYFYSPTSGPNWRIIVTLSLLLLAALVYIFWPSDPIVKVERLHLTHIQVHTKPCICLDISMNVTLKVHNVDVYSMDYKTLDVAVGYRGKRLGHVKSHHGHVRALGSSYVEAELELECVKVLSDVVFLLEDLARGAVPIDTVTEFSGHLGIFFFGFPLKQTKVSCEVVVNTTSQTIARQNCYTE, via the exons ATGGCTCCTTCCAAAACTAACCCACCACCACCGCCGGACCACCATTTTTACACCCCTCTACCACCTCATCCACCGCAAAACCAGAACTTCACCATTCTCTCATACTTTTACTCCCCCACTTCAGGGCCTAACTGGCGCATAATCGTCACTCTTTCGCTTCTTCTCCTCGCTGCTCTGGTTTACATCTTTTGGCCATCCGATCCCATCGTCAAGGTCGAAAGACTTCACTTAACACACATTCAAGTCCACACAAAACCCTGCATATGCCTCGACATATCCATGAATGTCACTTTGAAGGTTCACAATGTAGATGTTTATTCAATGGACTACAAGACCCTGGACGTTGCGGTTGGGTATAGAGGGAAGAGGCTGGGGCACGTGAAGTCGCACCATGGTCACGTGAGAGCACTTGGGTCGTCCTATGTTGAAGCTGAGCTGGAGCTTGAATGTGTGAAAGTGTTATCTGATGTTGTGTTTTTGCTGGAGGACTTGGCCAGAGGTGCGGTGCCCATTGATACTGTTACTGAATTTTCTGGTCACCTGGGGATCTTCTTCTTTGGGTTTCCATTGAAG CAGACAAAAGTATCATGCGAGGTTGTGGTAAATACAACCAGTCAGACCATTGCTCGCCAGAACTGCTACACTGAG TGA
- the LOC123210963 gene encoding uncharacterized protein LOC123210963, producing MRSKFYKKCKSLLKLSKTRLETVKKKKSVVYTYLKNDLAELLRKGLDLNAYGRVEGFLAEKNMTFCYEYLEQCISTIYSNLSNMENQRECPSECREAVATLMHAAARFADLPEVRELRTVFTERFGSSLESFVSKEFVAKLNPEHPSQERKIQILEEVAQELSILWDPRSLRKQLFKPAPAAQSKPVREAVHDSSNDGYNKHKKKDDALQVRESHDSEKKMSDVRVQDVPSSNRRKDTDYDGYNQHKKNSDGLLVTDSRNGDKKMSDERGANVTTSNTRKDTLYERYNVPSGSEDEALSNHRRGDSSTSQDSQRTGFSSAGSFSEDEVDSRKPVHNGLIPPYVEHSNAKGGNNVMEPTRSNYNLNAQQYKYKDPPYTKSNLKPPPGREMAGNGVARKVSPRLQAMLNDGGDVRDEEEKKIDQLLMHYSKKKTPGQESDDTYEATRHKNTRTDPLGNQYEETDGVVRHINAKSEAAAAGHVHPKLPDYDDLAARLAALRGR from the exons ATGAGATCCAAGTTCTACAAAAAATg TAAATCGTTGTTGAAGCTTTCAAAGACGAGGCTGGAGacagtgaagaagaagaaatcagTGGTGTATACATATCTGAAGAATGATCTTGCTGAACTTCTCAGAAAGGGGCTTGACTTAAATGCATATGGCAGG GTAGAAGGGTTTCTGGCAGAGAAAAACATGACATTCTGCTATGAGTACTTGGAACAGTGCATTTCCACCATCTATAGTAACCTCTCAAACATGGAGAATCAGAG AGAATGCCCTAGTGAATGCAGAGAAGCTGTTGCAACTCTGATGCATGCTGCAGCTAGATTTGCTGACTTGCCAGAAGTACGCGAACTCAGAACTGTATTTACTGAAAGATTTGGAAGTTCCCTGGAAAGTTTTGTCAGTAAAGAG TTTGTTGCAAAGTTGAATCCAGAGCACCCCTCACAGGAGAGAAAGATTCAGATACTGGAGGAAGTGGCACAAGAATTATCCATTCTGTGGGATCCTCGGTCTTTAAGAAAGCAATTGTTTAAACCTGCACCAGCAGCGCAA AGCAAGCCTGTGCGAGAAGCTGTTCATGATAGCAGCAATGACGGTTATAATAAGCATAAAAAAAAGGATGATGCCTTACAAGTTAGGGAAAGCCACGAtagtgagaaaaaaatgagTGATGTGAGGGTTCAGGATGTGCCATCATCAAACAGAAGGAAGGATACTGACTATGATGGATACAATCAGCATAAAAAGAACAGTGATGGTTTACTGGTAACGGACAGCCGCAATGGTGACAAAAAAATGAGTGACGAGAGGGGGGCTAATGTGACAACATCTAATACAAGGAAGGATACCCTTTATGAGAGGTACAATGTGCCTAGCGGTAGTGAAGATGAAGCCCTTTCGAATCATAGAAGAGGAGACAGCAGCACCAGCCAAGACAGCCAACGGACTGGTTTTAGTTCAGCAGGAAGTTTTTCTGAAGATGAAGTTGATAGCAGGAAGCCCGTTCACAATGGACTTATCCCTCCTTATGTTGAACACAGTAATGCGAAGGGAGGAAACAATGTAATGGAACCCACGagatcaaattataatttaaatgcaCAACAATATAAGTACAAAGATCCCCCATATACGAAAAGCAACTTGAAACCGCCACCAGGTCGTGAAATGGCTGGCAATGGAGTGGCTCGCAAAGTAAGTCCCCGTTTGCAGGCGATGCTCAACGATGGTGGGGATGTGAGAGatgaagaggaaaagaaaattgatcAACTGCTGATGCATTACAGTAAGAAGAAGACCCCGGGGCAAGAaagtgatgacacatatgaagCCACTAGGCACAAAAATACAAGAACAGATCCACTGGGAAATCAATACGAGGAAACTGACGGGGTGGTAAGGCACATAAATGCAAAGTCTGAGGCGGCGGCAGCAGGTCATGTGCATCCAAAACTGCCGGATTATGATGATTTGGCCGCAAGGCTTGCGGCTCTTAGAGGGCGATAA